One Phalacrocorax carbo chromosome 12, bPhaCar2.1, whole genome shotgun sequence genomic window carries:
- the MFSD13A gene encoding transmembrane protein 180 isoform X1: protein MGLRLLACLFHLPTAVIYGSLSLFVSILHNVFLLYYVDTFVSVYKIDKLSFWIGETVFLIWNSLNDPLFGWLSDRVFLSTQQPGAEISSPEVVLKRLRALSHNGPLFAISFLAFWVAWAHPGLQFLLCLCMYDSFLTMVDLHHNALLADLAVSAKDRTSLNFYCSLFSAIGSLSVFMSYAVWNKENFFSFRIFCIVLAFCSIVGFTLSTQLLRQRFEADGKAKWDQESTLKELYIEKLSVPQEKRITLAEYLQQLSRHRNFLWFVCMNLVQVFHCHFNSNFFPLFLEHLLSDQISVSTGSFLLGVSYIAPHLNNLYFLSLCRRCGVYAVVRGLFFLKLALSVVMLLAGPDQVYLLCIFIASNRVFTEGTCKLLNLVVTDLVDEDLVLNRRKQAASALLFGMVALVTKPGQTFAPLIGTWLLCAYTGYDIFQRNPLSNVVSAQPKVESAAALEPTLRQGCFYLLVFVPITCALLQLLSWSQFSLHGKRLQMVKAQRQSLTQGRAPEVKTI, encoded by the exons ATGGGGTTGCGACTCTTGGCTTGTCTTTTTCATTTGCCCACTGCAGTGATCTACGGGTCTCTGTCACTGTTCGTTTCCATTTTGCACAACGTATTCCTCCTGTACTACGTGGACacctttgtttctgtttacaaGATTGATAAACTGTCCTTTTGGATAGGAGAG ACAGTGTTTCTGATCTGGAACAGCCTCAATGACCCTCTGTTCGGCTGGCTGAGCGACCGGGTGTTCCTTAGCACACAGCA GCCAGGAGCAGAGATTTCCTCCCCAGAAGTAGTTCTGAAGAGGCTCAGGGCGCTAAGCCACAATGGTCCCCTCTTTGCCATCTCTTTCCTGGCTTTCTGGGTTGCCTGGGCTCATCCTGGTTTGCAGTTCCTTCTTTGCCTTTGCATGTACGACAGCTTTCTCACCATGGTCGACCTCCATCACAATGCCTTGCTCGCAGACCTGGCTGTTTCAGCAAAAGACAGGACTAGCCTCAACTTCTACTGCTCCCTCTTCAGTGCCAtaggctccctctctgtcttcATGTCCTACGCAGTGTGGAACAAAGagaacttcttttcctttcGCATATTTTGCATCGTGCTGGCCTTCTGCTCCATTGTTGGTTTTACCCTGTCCACGCAGCTGCTCCGCCAGCGGTTTGAGGCTGATGGGAAAGCGAAATGGGACCAAGAATCAACCCTAAAAGA GCTGTACATTGAGAAACTGTCTGTCCCCCAGGAGAAGAGGATCACTCTGGCAGAGTAtctccagcagctctcccggCATCGCAACTTCCTCTGGTTTGTCTGCATGAACCTCGTCCAG GTTTTTCACTGCCACTTTAACAGCAACTTCTTCCCTCTGTTCCTGGAGCACCTGCTGTCAGACCAGATCTCTGTCTCTACTGGATCCTTCCTGCTTG GTGTTTCCTACATTGCCCCCCATCTCAACAACCTCTACTTCCTGTCCCTCTGCCGCCGCTGTGGGGTTTATGCTGTGGTGCGAGGACTCTTCTTCCTGAAGCTGGCTCTCAGCGTTGTCatgctcctggcaggacctgatCAGGTGTACCTGCTCTGCATCTTCATTGCCAG CAACCGGGTGTTCACGGAAGGGACCTGTAAGTTGCTCAACCTGGTGGTCACCGACTTGGTGGATGAGGATCTAGTCCTGAACCGTAGGAAGCAGGCGGCCTCGGCACTGCTGTTTGGGATGGTGGCTCTGGTCACCAAGCCGGGCCAGACCTTTGCCCCTCTGATCGgcacctggctgctctgtgcGTACACAG GCTACGACATCTTCCAGCGCAATCCCTTGAGCAACGTGGTGAGTGCCCAACCGAAGGTGGAGTCTGCTGCAGCCTTGGAGCCAACTCTTCGCCAGGGCTGCTTTTACCTCCTTGTCTTTGTACCCATCACGTGTgcgctgctgcagctcctcagctggTCTCAGTTCAGCTTGCATGGGAAGCGCCTGCAGATGGTGAAGGCTCAGCGCCAAAGCCTGACGCAAGGCCGAGCACCAGAAGTCAAAACGATCTAG
- the MFSD13A gene encoding transmembrane protein 180 isoform X2 produces METVFLIWNSLNDPLFGWLSDRVFLSTQQPGAEISSPEVVLKRLRALSHNGPLFAISFLAFWVAWAHPGLQFLLCLCMYDSFLTMVDLHHNALLADLAVSAKDRTSLNFYCSLFSAIGSLSVFMSYAVWNKENFFSFRIFCIVLAFCSIVGFTLSTQLLRQRFEADGKAKWDQESTLKELYIEKLSVPQEKRITLAEYLQQLSRHRNFLWFVCMNLVQVFHCHFNSNFFPLFLEHLLSDQISVSTGSFLLGVSYIAPHLNNLYFLSLCRRCGVYAVVRGLFFLKLALSVVMLLAGPDQVYLLCIFIASNRVFTEGTCKLLNLVVTDLVDEDLVLNRRKQAASALLFGMVALVTKPGQTFAPLIGTWLLCAYTGYDIFQRNPLSNVVSAQPKVESAAALEPTLRQGCFYLLVFVPITCALLQLLSWSQFSLHGKRLQMVKAQRQSLTQGRAPEVKTI; encoded by the exons ATGGAG ACAGTGTTTCTGATCTGGAACAGCCTCAATGACCCTCTGTTCGGCTGGCTGAGCGACCGGGTGTTCCTTAGCACACAGCA GCCAGGAGCAGAGATTTCCTCCCCAGAAGTAGTTCTGAAGAGGCTCAGGGCGCTAAGCCACAATGGTCCCCTCTTTGCCATCTCTTTCCTGGCTTTCTGGGTTGCCTGGGCTCATCCTGGTTTGCAGTTCCTTCTTTGCCTTTGCATGTACGACAGCTTTCTCACCATGGTCGACCTCCATCACAATGCCTTGCTCGCAGACCTGGCTGTTTCAGCAAAAGACAGGACTAGCCTCAACTTCTACTGCTCCCTCTTCAGTGCCAtaggctccctctctgtcttcATGTCCTACGCAGTGTGGAACAAAGagaacttcttttcctttcGCATATTTTGCATCGTGCTGGCCTTCTGCTCCATTGTTGGTTTTACCCTGTCCACGCAGCTGCTCCGCCAGCGGTTTGAGGCTGATGGGAAAGCGAAATGGGACCAAGAATCAACCCTAAAAGA GCTGTACATTGAGAAACTGTCTGTCCCCCAGGAGAAGAGGATCACTCTGGCAGAGTAtctccagcagctctcccggCATCGCAACTTCCTCTGGTTTGTCTGCATGAACCTCGTCCAG GTTTTTCACTGCCACTTTAACAGCAACTTCTTCCCTCTGTTCCTGGAGCACCTGCTGTCAGACCAGATCTCTGTCTCTACTGGATCCTTCCTGCTTG GTGTTTCCTACATTGCCCCCCATCTCAACAACCTCTACTTCCTGTCCCTCTGCCGCCGCTGTGGGGTTTATGCTGTGGTGCGAGGACTCTTCTTCCTGAAGCTGGCTCTCAGCGTTGTCatgctcctggcaggacctgatCAGGTGTACCTGCTCTGCATCTTCATTGCCAG CAACCGGGTGTTCACGGAAGGGACCTGTAAGTTGCTCAACCTGGTGGTCACCGACTTGGTGGATGAGGATCTAGTCCTGAACCGTAGGAAGCAGGCGGCCTCGGCACTGCTGTTTGGGATGGTGGCTCTGGTCACCAAGCCGGGCCAGACCTTTGCCCCTCTGATCGgcacctggctgctctgtgcGTACACAG GCTACGACATCTTCCAGCGCAATCCCTTGAGCAACGTGGTGAGTGCCCAACCGAAGGTGGAGTCTGCTGCAGCCTTGGAGCCAACTCTTCGCCAGGGCTGCTTTTACCTCCTTGTCTTTGTACCCATCACGTGTgcgctgctgcagctcctcagctggTCTCAGTTCAGCTTGCATGGGAAGCGCCTGCAGATGGTGAAGGCTCAGCGCCAAAGCCTGACGCAAGGCCGAGCACCAGAAGTCAAAACGATCTAG